DNA from Pelodiscus sinensis isolate JC-2024 chromosome 1, ASM4963464v1, whole genome shotgun sequence:
gAGAGCTAAATTACAGGGAAATGCAAGCATCCAGGCTCACAGCCCCAGAAAGGGACCAACCCCAATAAATCCATCTTGCTCTGTATGGAAGTGTCCACAGGGAAAACGTATGGAGTTCTCTTTATCAATGGTAACAATTATTTTCaatgggcttgataataaacaagacTGGTTTTATTAATTATGAACACTAGTATTTAAGTGATTGCGAGTGGTGACCAAGCAAGTGACTAAGCTAAAATGAAGAAAACACGCCAGCTCAGCCTAATTCTCTGGAAGTTTTTACAAATAATATTTCTCAGCCTACTTCATATTTCAGGCACTTCACCAGCCAATTCCTCACCAAGCAGGGCTGATCTTCTCTCACCTTGTCCCATCagttctccttctccccctccattGCAAGTTTTCTTTCCAGGTGTTCTTGTGTGTCCTCTTAGTCTATGcaggcaatttcaaaagccagttgAAGACACTCATTGATGGCTTCCCCTCCCTTCAAGAGAATTTCCCCAGGGCGGGAAGCCTTTACTCTATCCCCCCATCCTCATGGGGAAATACcacattcaagatggattccagcaccaagtggcatggtcacatgCCTTTATGGGACCAATGAAAGCTTAGGTTGACAGGAAAATCCAAACCATTCATTGATCACTGCCTTGAGCGCTAGGCCATTAAGTCCCTTAAGTACTACTACAGGCTCTCACAGAAGACCTAGTTTAATAAgcaggtttacacttcatatttctcaCTTGACATAGAAGAATGATACAggcacacaaatagaatacacACATTCAGAGGACTACAAGATTTTACAGTGAGAAGCAACATACCACATTTTGCACTTAAAGCAGATGCACTTTTGCATAACATTTTGACAATGATATCCCCTTACAATATGGGGGTACAGTGTCACAAcggctggtgtggaaaaattgaatcAGGAAATATTATTGACTCCTTCacaaaacataagaactaggaaatgaataggcagcagatgggaaacaaacaaaaggaagtatttgttCATAATCAACCTATGGGCCACTTTGTTGGGGGATGCTGTCAAGGCCAAGGATCTAACATGATTCCATTATGAACTCCAACGCAGAGGATAGGTTAATTAATGGCTGCTCTCCAGGATCAGAGACCCAAACCATGTTCTGGGTGTcccttcaggtatgtctacactatcccactagttcgaactagcgggggtaatgtagtcatccgcagttgcaaatgaagcccggcatttgaatttcccgggcttcatttgcatgaagccggccggcgccatttttaaatgccggctagttcggaccccgtgccgcgcggctacacgcggcatgggctagctagtttggattaggcttctaatccgaactagctgtacgcctctctggttgccagaagctgggattggacGACAGGCGATGGATCCCTGAGACtttcccagttctgttcactccctgtgaAGCACCTGGTTTTAGGCACTGTTGGAAGagaagatactgggctggatggaccattggtcctACCCACTATGGTACCAGAGTTACCCGCCACCTCTGCAGCCCACTACACCCACTGCCCTCTCAGAGCTGTAGGAGACCCCGGAGGCAGAGTGAGTAATAAAGTAAGAATAGACATTACAATTTTAGAACTAACTACTGTACTTCAATGACTTGCCATAAGACAGCACATGTTCCTGTTAAAGCTTAGTAGATTAATTGTTAGTgctttaattttgtttcttttatataggaattagatacacaGCTCCGGTCAGCTCATTGCTGGAATCACAGTTAAATTTGAAATCTCTGCCCACCCCCCAAAATATGGAAGGGCACTTCTGCATCAAGGTATGGAGGAAGTGATCATGATCCAGTGAGTGATGGGTGTGAGGAGAAGGACAAACAAGAAGGGTTCAGGGGAAGATGCACAGTGGGACCAGGTCTTGATGGTACTGCCAGGGCAATGGGTGGAAGCTCAAATATCCTGCTACCATCActtagggtatctctacactacccccctagttcgaactaggggggtaatgtatgcataccgaacttgctaatgaagcccgggatttgaatttcccgggcttcattagcataaagccggcgccgccatttttaaaagccggctagtgcgaaccccgtgccgcgcggctacacgcggcatggactagatagtttggattaggcttctaatccgaactatctgtacgcctaatccgtggaagcctaatccgaactatctagtccgtgctgcgtgtagccgcgcggcacggggttcgcactagccagctttttaaaatggcggcgccggctttatgctaatgaagcccgggaaattcaaatcccgggcttcattagcaagttcggtatgcatacattacccccctagttcgaagtaggggggtagtgtagacatacccttagagacgtGGCAACCATAAGAGTTAGTGAGTTGTACCCACACCCATTCTACAGTTTGACGTGATGAAATCGCACAGTACAGAAGACAACGCATTTCATCCCCTCTGAGTATCTAGGGAGTGACTCACTGAATAGGGCCCAGACCAATGTCACCAGCCAGAGCATCAGGAGAAAATTCTAGGCCCCTTTACAACTAAAAAGTTGGAGCAGGCTGTCCCAGATCTGCCTGGTCCTGACTCCGTAGATGACGGGGTTCAGcatgggaggcaccaggagataCACATTGGCAAAGAGAATGTTGAAATGTGGGGGCACATTCTGGCCAAAACGTTGTGTTAGGAAGGAGAAGACAGCAGGAATGTAAAAGGCTAAGATGACACAGAGATGTGAGCCGCAGGTCCCAAAGGTCTTGAGCCGGGCATCCttggtggggaggctgaagatggccctgaggatctgagtATAGGATGTGGTgataaaaaacacatccagaccaGTCACTAAGAATACCACAAAGAGGCCATAGTAACTACTGACACGGAGGTCGccacaggccagcttcaccacgggCATGTACTCGCAGTGCGTATGGGAGATGATGTttgttctgcaatatggccattGCCTTGCCAGGAAGGGAGTGGGTAACACAAGCACAGAGCCacgcagcaccacggccaggcTAATCTTGGCTACCACagggtttgtcaggatggtggaatgtctcaagggatggcagatggccacgtagcgatccaacgccatggccacaaAAATGCCAGACTCGATTGATAAGAAGCAGTGAATGaagtacatctgggtgaggcaggcactgaagtttatctccctggaattgaaccagaagatgctcagagTTTTGGGTAGGATGGacgtggacaggaccaggtcgctgatggccagcatgcagaggaaatagtacatgggcacATGGAGACTTGGCTCCCTCCGCACAAcgaacaggatggtgaagttccccaaaaTGGCTATGATGtacatgatgcagaaggggatggagatccagacatgggacGCCTCCAGGCCAGgtatgcccagcaggatgaagatggaagggttggtgaagtcAGTTGAGTTAGATTCCAACATGGAGTAGAGAAGCCGTTTTGTAACTCTGAGGGTCAACAGTGTCTCCTGCACGTACCGTAAGTTCCTCTGACTTCCTGCGTGGCCAGGCTCTAGGGTGACGGTCACAGTACATGTGGCTGGATGGAGAGACAAGGATAATATGAGACACAACACACACTACTGGAGGCTATTCTCATGGATGACACAGGTTGGTTGCTCTTCACACACTGAAAAAAATGACATTATTTTGAGAAATGAATTCTGACCAAGCGACCCTGCTAATGGCAACCTCCTATGAGATTGTGCAGCACCCATCAATAATTTCAACAGGTGGCAGAGTGGGAAAACTAAAGCAGCAGGAAACATGAGTGTGGATACTAGCAATACACCAGTCTTCATAAATGTAAAGAAAACGAAGCTAGAAAGCCCATGTTATAGGGAGCTCCCCATTCGCCCAATTGCTCAAAATCTGAGAGTGCAAAAAATCCAAATCTTTGTCAAGACGTGTACCAGGAGAAATCATTCCAACTGGAACACACCTCAGAGCGGGAAAAACCCCTTTGCATCATTGATAGCAGCTCTATGGCAACACCTGCTCATTCACAGCAGTGGTCAAAGCAAAGCAATTATTCAGATGCCAAAGGAGTGGTCACCAAGTCTCCTTAAAGGATATAGGAGATAGAAAGTCGGTTCCCAAGACAGGCTGAGAGAATTTCTCTTGAAATTTTTCCTTCCAATCAGTTTTGCTGGTAATTTGCCTTCGTTTTGGTGAATTAGCCTTCTTGAAATGCTAAGTGTCTATAGATATCAGTGAGTAGGAACTATTCTCAGTGCATTCGAATGTAATCCGTTCCAATCAAGAGAAAAATGTGACTGAAATTTGGGAGTTTTTAAAaagaggctcttaatacatttaaaaagcagaggtgcgcCAGCAGGACCCAGCATGCGTTATCGGCCGAAAAGTAGAATTCCACAATCAAGAAAATGGACAAACTTTTTCTAAAAACCCAATTCAGCAGCAAAGTGAGGGCAGcgattagtgtgtgtgtgtgtgggggggaggaacaTACAAAAATGTGGAaattcccccctccacccccagaaaaTAGATGGCAAGGAATACAGAAGAACTGGTGAGGCCTGGCGAAAGTAGGCaacactttgctaatataaagccaAGTTGAGCGGTGAGCAAGGGCCATGTCCGGTGCATATAATCTGGCAAGAGCATGGCTGGTATTGCAGAAACAGCCCGTAGAAGGCTCACCCGCTCTTGAGCACCCCCTTTTGGACAAGCATGTGTGTCTCCAAGCGCCTCTCCTCTGACTTGGTATGGGAGTGGAGGTATCCCAAATGCCCTTTCTTCTCAGTCCCCTGGGAACAGCCTTCTTCCTGCCACCTTTTGTAGCTACCGCGAGTTtggtggaggggagggctctcaggcccacccactcctctgggtcccagttCAGGGACCAGTTGCCCGCTAAGTGTCCTTACTACCCACTGCTACTCATTCCCAGGGTCACTTCCCCAAGAAGCTGCTCTGTCCTTGCCCTCTCCCAGATGGAGTCCtcacagcaccctgccctgggctctgcaatTCACCGTAGCCCACCATGGCTGGTCTTCAGCCACTCGACCTGGGCTTCAGCCAGGTCTGCAATCCAGCCTATACCCTGAACTGTCTGAGGTACTGCTGCCTTCCCAGTCAGTCACTGGATCTGCCTGGCTTGAGCTCCagtgaggaactgccaggccctggctCAGCAGCTTCTTTATACCGGCTTGCTgcgccctgattggctgcagcagaagcagccactctagctcACCTGGAGGACCTCTCCTCTGCTCTTTTCCCTGGGGTAGAGCGTGGAAAAGGCACAAGCCTCTAGCAGGCCTAGTCCACCCTGTCACACCCACCTAAGAGGCACTAAGCACAAATCATGTAAACACATTCCTGGCTGGTACCAAAATGCCCTGAAAGCCACACACTCCCCCTAGATAACAAGAgaacagggcagggtcaggatgacagcatgatggatggGATATTCTGATGAAACGACCGAGGATGAGGCaataggggaggagggggaggtaggAAGGTCAGCAGGTGGCATCCTGATATGTCAAGCTTGACatgtaatttgtgtgtgtgtagaggtGTGTCTCAGAGGCACTGTCGTCTGACCTCTGGGGCCGTGAAAAGTCTTGCGGGCGACTGAGCTGGTCCATTGCCATGGAGGCAACAGACTTAGTGTACCGTAACCGTTGGGCCAGGATGTTATTACTGGGCTTCTGCTGGCAAAATGCTGGTTGGGTGCTACGAAGGGTCTCACCCTCTTGTGAGCATCCTTTGTGGCCAAGGACGTGTCTGCACCTTCCCTGCCCGGCTGTTCTCTGGGAGTGGAGGTATTCCAGAAGGCTTTCTGGTCCATTGACTGGGACCAAGTTTCTTCTTACCTCCTTGTTATGTCTGTTGGGGCGCTgggggagacccaggcccacccactcctctgggtccccacccagggaccctgtaagaAGCCGTTGCCTGCTGAGTGTCAACGTAGTCTATTGCTGTCTCGATCCCTGGGCCATTTGCCCAgggagctgctctgtccagccccCTCTCTCAGAGCTTTGGGGTCAAGTTTCCCTGCACCCTGTCTGGGGTTCTACATGGTGTTGCAGTCTCTTAAGAGCCAGCCTTCAGCCACTGGACCTGGGTTCTGACTTTGGGTAGGTCTAgactgcggcgctatttcgggatactggaagtatctcaaaatagcaatgCTGTCTCTTTAAACACGCCTGCTATttcccgaaataacgggcttgctattccggcatccctgtaacggAATAGtgccttgttttgaaatttggtgctgtccataGAGTGCCAAatcttgaaataagctctttcaactttGACTTGTGTAGCACACATTGCGGAGCTgattctgacagaagggtgctgtgcCAACGCCCCCTAGGTCTGACAtccagctcccactcagagctTTCCAAAGCGCTGCTGCCCTTTCAGTCTGCCTTGGTCAAGCTCCagtgaggaactgccaggccctggctCAGTAGCTTCTTTTATACTGGCTTGCTGGATCCTGAT
Protein-coding regions in this window:
- the LOC102445000 gene encoding olfactory receptor 52N4-like, with product MLESNSTDFTNPSIFILLGIPGLEASHVWISIPFCIMYIIAILGNFTILFVVRREPSLHVPMYYFLCMLAISDLVLSTSILPKTLSIFWFNSREINFSACLTQMYFIHCFLSIESGIFVAMALDRYVAICHPLRHSTILTNPVVAKISLAVVLRGSVLVLPTPFLARQWPYCRTNIISHTHCEYMPVVKLACGDLRVSSYYGLFVVFLVTGLDVFFITTSYTQILRAIFSLPTKDARLKTFGTCGSHLCVILAFYIPAVFSFLTQRFGQNVPPHFNILFANVYLLVPPMLNPVIYGVRTRQIWDSLLQLFSCKGA